Proteins found in one Massilia sp. H6 genomic segment:
- the lon gene encoding endopeptidase La yields MTTSKLTEQTTLPLLPLRDVVVFPHMVIPLFVGRPKSIKALEAAMEQGKSIMLAAQKAAAKDEPSAEDIYEIGCVANILQMLKLPDGTVKVLVEGSQRARIDTILDGATHFTAELTPVESEVGDDSEVEAMRRAIVQQFDQYVKLNKKIPPEILASLAGIDDAGRLADTVAAHLPLKLEQKQVILEIFNVSKRLEHLLGQLEGELDILQVEKRIRGRVKRQMEKSQREYYLNEQVKAIQKELGEGEEGADIEELEKKVIAAKMPKEALEKAQAEIRKLKLMSPMSAEATVVRNYIDTLVSLPWKKKSKVTIDLENAQNVLEADHYGLDKIKERILEYLAVQQRVDKLKAPILCFVGPPGVGKTSLGQSIARATNRKFVRMALGGVRDEAEIRGHRRTYIGSMPGKVLQSLAKVGVRNPLFLLDEIDKMGADFRGDPSSALLEVLDPEQNHTFSDHYLEVDFDLSDVMFVATSNSYNIPPALLDRMEVIRLSGYTEDEKTSIAQRYLLPKQLKANGLKEEEIKVEESAVRDIIRYYTREAGVRSLDREISKICRKVVKMLLLKKSEKRVIVNGKNLDKFLGVRRYDFGVAEKQNQVGQVVGLAWTEVGGDLLTIEAVNVPGKGAIIRTGTLGDVMKESIEAARTVVRSRAQRFGIKAEAFEKNDIHIHVPEGATPKDGPSAGIGMTTALVSAFTGIPVRADVAMTGEITLRGEVLPIGGLKEKLLAAHRGGIKTVLIPEQNVKDLAEIPDNVKNKLEIVPVRWIEKVLEVALERPPEAIVDAPATVAVAPAAAADGQPDVVKH; encoded by the coding sequence ATGACAACTTCGAAATTAACCGAGCAAACGACGCTGCCCCTTTTGCCGCTGCGCGACGTGGTCGTGTTCCCGCATATGGTGATACCTCTGTTCGTTGGCCGCCCTAAATCCATCAAGGCACTGGAAGCTGCGATGGAGCAGGGCAAGAGCATCATGCTCGCCGCCCAGAAGGCCGCTGCCAAGGACGAACCTTCCGCCGAGGACATCTACGAAATCGGCTGCGTGGCCAATATCCTGCAGATGCTCAAGCTTCCCGACGGAACCGTTAAGGTGCTGGTCGAAGGCTCGCAGCGCGCGCGCATCGATACCATCCTCGATGGTGCGACCCATTTCACCGCAGAACTGACCCCGGTCGAATCCGAAGTCGGCGACGACTCCGAAGTCGAGGCCATGCGCCGCGCGATCGTCCAGCAGTTCGACCAGTACGTCAAACTCAATAAAAAAATCCCGCCGGAGATCCTGGCATCGCTGGCTGGCATCGACGATGCCGGCCGCCTGGCCGATACCGTGGCTGCCCACCTGCCGCTCAAGCTCGAGCAAAAGCAGGTGATCCTGGAAATCTTTAACGTCTCCAAGCGCCTCGAGCACCTGCTCGGCCAGCTCGAAGGCGAACTCGATATCCTGCAGGTCGAAAAGCGCATCCGTGGCCGCGTCAAGCGCCAGATGGAAAAGTCGCAGCGCGAGTACTACCTCAACGAGCAGGTGAAAGCCATCCAGAAGGAATTGGGCGAAGGCGAAGAGGGCGCCGACATCGAAGAGCTCGAGAAGAAGGTAATCGCCGCCAAGATGCCGAAAGAGGCACTGGAAAAAGCGCAGGCCGAAATTCGCAAGCTCAAGCTGATGTCGCCGATGTCGGCCGAAGCGACCGTGGTGCGCAACTATATCGACACGCTGGTGTCGCTGCCATGGAAGAAAAAATCGAAGGTCACCATCGACCTCGAGAACGCCCAGAACGTCCTCGAAGCCGACCATTATGGCCTCGACAAGATTAAAGAACGCATCCTGGAATATCTTGCGGTCCAACAGCGCGTCGACAAGCTCAAGGCTCCGATCCTGTGCTTCGTCGGTCCTCCGGGCGTAGGCAAGACCTCGCTGGGCCAGTCCATCGCCCGTGCCACCAACCGCAAGTTCGTGCGCATGGCCCTGGGCGGCGTGCGCGACGAAGCCGAGATCCGCGGCCACCGCCGCACCTACATCGGCTCGATGCCGGGCAAGGTGCTGCAGTCGCTGGCCAAGGTCGGCGTGCGCAACCCGCTGTTCCTGCTCGACGAGATCGACAAGATGGGCGCGGATTTCCGCGGCGATCCGTCTTCGGCCCTGCTCGAGGTGCTGGACCCGGAACAGAACCACACGTTCTCGGACCACTACCTGGAAGTGGACTTCGACCTGTCGGACGTGATGTTCGTGGCGACCTCGAACTCGTACAACATTCCGCCGGCCCTGCTCGACCGCATGGAAGTCATCCGCCTGTCGGGCTATACCGAAGACGAGAAGACCAGCATCGCGCAGCGTTACCTGCTGCCGAAGCAGCTCAAAGCGAATGGTCTCAAGGAAGAAGAGATCAAGGTCGAAGAGTCGGCGGTGCGCGACATCATCCGCTACTACACCCGTGAAGCCGGCGTGCGTTCGCTGGACCGCGAAATCTCGAAGATCTGCCGCAAGGTGGTCAAGATGCTGCTGCTGAAGAAGTCGGAAAAGCGCGTGATCGTCAACGGCAAGAACCTGGACAAGTTCCTGGGTGTGCGCCGCTACGATTTCGGCGTGGCCGAAAAGCAGAACCAGGTTGGCCAGGTGGTGGGGCTGGCCTGGACCGAAGTGGGCGGCGACCTCTTGACGATCGAGGCCGTGAACGTGCCGGGCAAGGGCGCCATCATCCGCACCGGCACCCTGGGCGACGTGATGAAGGAATCGATCGAGGCGGCGCGCACGGTGGTGCGTTCGCGCGCCCAGCGCTTCGGCATCAAGGCCGAAGCTTTCGAAAAGAACGACATCCACATCCACGTGCCTGAAGGCGCGACACCGAAAGATGGTCCGTCGGCCGGCATCGGCATGACCACCGCGCTGGTGTCGGCCTTTACCGGCATCCCGGTGCGTGCCGATGTGGCCATGACCGGCGAGATCACGCTGCGCGGCGAAGTGCTGCCGATCGGCGGCCTGAAAGAAAAGCTGCTGGCGGCGCATCGTGGCGGCATCAAGACGGTCCTGATCCCAGAGCAGAACGTGAAAGACCTGGCCGAGATTCCGGACAACGTCAAGAACAAGCTCGAGATCGTGCCGGTGCGCTGGATCGAGAAGGTGCTCGAAGTTGCCCTGGAACGCCCACCAGAGGCGATCGTCGATGCGCCGGCAACGGTGGCGGTAGCGCCGGCCGCCGCCGCGGACGGGCAGCCCGACGTGGTCAAGCACTGA
- a CDS encoding HU family DNA-binding protein: MNKTELIEEIAKSADITKASATRALDAMIIAVTESLKKNDSVTLVGFGTFTVGDRAARIGRDPRTKEPIKIKAAKVPKFKAGKALKDAVN, from the coding sequence GTGAACAAGACAGAACTGATCGAAGAAATCGCGAAGTCCGCGGACATCACCAAGGCGTCGGCCACGCGCGCACTCGATGCGATGATCATCGCTGTGACGGAAAGCCTCAAGAAGAACGACAGCGTCACGCTGGTCGGCTTCGGCACCTTCACCGTGGGCGATCGCGCCGCACGTATCGGCCGCGATCCACGCACCAAGGAACCCATCAAGATCAAGGCTGCCAAGGTTCCAAAATTTAAGGCTGGTAAAGCTCTGAAAGATGCTGTAAACTAA
- a CDS encoding SurA N-terminal domain-containing protein, producing MFEFVRNNKRVMQGVLLVIIVPSFVLVGVDSYQDRGDAATSVATVAGQKVTQQEWEEAQRRQIDQARRMMGAQFDQKMFESPEAKQAILNNLVAERAVAAEIARSDITIGDAALQKNILAIEAFRKPDGSFDMEQYKAALAAQGMTPAMFDQRLRRDLAVQQVSSSIEASAFAPRSVTARLSDINDQEREVQELVFPVAAYLPQVQVTDAMVKAYYDKNAQQFTTPEQVKAEYVVFDADVVASQVQVSDAEVSEYYNKNLKNYTTPEQRSASHILINLARDAKPADVAAAKAKAEAALAEVRANPANFADIARAQSQDAGSAQAGGDLGVVEKGTFVKPVEDAIFALKEGETSALVQSEFGYHIIKVTEVKPAEQKPLESAKADIAADLKKQKMSKKYSELAEVFTNMVYEQSDSLKPVADKLGLKIETVDALTRTPSPQMAQAPFNHPKFLTAIFGADAVKNKRNTDAIEVAPSVLIAGRVAEFKPATKRPLAEVEAAIRQRVTLEEAARLARQAGEAKLAAARTSGDVSGFGEAKVVSRTKEPGINTTAAIAVLKADVSKLPAYVGVELPGQGYGVYRIGKVSQAAQPDAARRQQEAQQISTLVGQAEMFNYVEALKSKAKAKINVQPSQLGVTSDAQ from the coding sequence ATGTTTGAATTCGTTCGTAACAACAAGCGCGTGATGCAGGGTGTCCTGCTCGTGATTATCGTGCCGTCGTTTGTCTTAGTCGGTGTCGACAGCTATCAGGACCGCGGCGACGCTGCCACGAGCGTCGCGACCGTTGCCGGCCAAAAGGTCACGCAGCAGGAATGGGAAGAAGCCCAGCGCCGCCAGATCGACCAGGCCCGCCGCATGATGGGCGCACAATTCGACCAGAAGATGTTCGAGAGCCCGGAAGCGAAGCAGGCAATCCTGAACAACCTGGTGGCCGAGCGCGCCGTTGCAGCCGAGATCGCGCGTAGCGATATCACCATCGGCGACGCTGCCCTGCAGAAGAACATCCTTGCCATCGAGGCCTTCCGCAAGCCCGACGGCAGCTTCGACATGGAGCAGTACAAGGCCGCGCTGGCCGCGCAAGGCATGACGCCGGCGATGTTCGACCAGCGCCTGCGCCGCGACCTGGCAGTGCAGCAGGTCTCCAGTTCGATCGAGGCGAGCGCCTTTGCGCCACGCAGCGTCACGGCGCGCCTGTCCGACATCAACGACCAGGAACGCGAAGTCCAGGAACTGGTGTTCCCGGTTGCCGCCTACCTGCCGCAAGTGCAGGTAACCGATGCGATGGTCAAGGCGTATTACGACAAGAACGCGCAGCAGTTCACCACCCCCGAGCAGGTCAAGGCCGAATACGTCGTATTCGACGCCGACGTCGTGGCCAGCCAGGTCCAGGTCAGCGATGCCGAGGTGAGCGAGTACTACAACAAGAACCTCAAGAACTACACCACGCCAGAGCAGCGTAGCGCCAGCCATATCCTGATCAACCTGGCGCGCGATGCCAAGCCGGCCGACGTGGCAGCAGCCAAGGCGAAAGCCGAAGCCGCACTGGCCGAGGTGCGCGCGAACCCGGCCAACTTCGCCGACATCGCCCGCGCGCAATCGCAAGATGCAGGTTCGGCCCAGGCCGGCGGCGACCTTGGCGTGGTCGAGAAGGGCACCTTCGTCAAGCCAGTGGAAGACGCCATCTTTGCCCTCAAAGAGGGCGAGACGAGCGCACTGGTGCAGTCCGAATTCGGCTACCACATCATCAAGGTGACCGAAGTCAAGCCAGCCGAGCAAAAGCCGCTGGAAAGCGCCAAGGCCGACATCGCCGCCGATCTGAAGAAGCAGAAGATGTCGAAGAAGTATTCGGAGCTTGCCGAGGTCTTCACCAATATGGTGTACGAGCAGTCGGACAGCCTCAAGCCGGTTGCCGACAAGCTGGGCCTGAAGATCGAGACCGTCGATGCGCTCACCCGTACCCCGAGCCCGCAGATGGCGCAGGCGCCGTTCAATCATCCGAAATTCCTGACCGCGATCTTCGGGGCCGATGCGGTCAAGAACAAGCGCAACACCGATGCCATCGAAGTGGCGCCGAGCGTGCTCATTGCCGGACGTGTGGCCGAGTTCAAGCCGGCCACCAAGCGTCCGCTGGCTGAAGTCGAGGCCGCCATCCGCCAGCGCGTGACGCTCGAAGAAGCGGCCCGCCTGGCGCGCCAGGCCGGCGAGGCCAAGCTGGCTGCCGCCAGGACCTCGGGCGATGTCAGCGGCTTTGGCGAAGCCAAGGTGGTCTCGCGCACCAAGGAACCAGGCATCAACACCACCGCGGCGATCGCCGTGCTCAAGGCGGACGTCTCGAAGCTGCCGGCCTACGTGGGTGTGGAGCTGCCGGGCCAGGGTTATGGCGTCTACCGCATCGGCAAGGTCTCGCAGGCGGCCCAGCCAGACGCTGCGCGCCGTCAGCAAGAAGCGCAGCAGATCTCGACCCTGGTGGGCCAGGCCGAGATGTTCAACTATGTCGAAGCACTCAAGAGCAAGGCCAAGGCCAAGATCAATGTGCAGCCGTCGCAGCTGGGCGTGACGAGCGACGCCCAGTAA
- the mnmH gene encoding tRNA 2-selenouridine(34) synthase MnmH produces MKYPAVLSFADILPALDTFDAIIDVRSESEFALDRIPGAINAPVLDDEQRIRVGTLYKQVGAFDAKKVGAPLVAANVARHVETLWGDKPKGWKPLVYCWRGGNRSGAMAHVLARIGWPAIQLDGGYKAYRAHVASSLETPPALNFRVVCGTTGSGKSRLLETLEGIGAQVLDLERLAAHRGSVLGHLPNEPQPSQKMFESLIWDKLRRFDPSKPVFVESESKKVGNLRVPDAVMQRMRASTCISLALSRENRVRLLMEDYDHFCVDPDALNTQLDHLVQLHGRARIDAWHAMAKGGAMPELVAELLEQHYDPAYLRSIDRNFVQVAQGEVVELHGIAQDDFVALARRLHAAGERVAC; encoded by the coding sequence ATGAAATACCCTGCCGTTCTGAGTTTTGCCGACATCCTTCCCGCACTCGACACCTTCGATGCCATCATCGACGTGCGCAGCGAGTCGGAGTTCGCCCTGGATCGCATCCCGGGCGCGATCAATGCGCCGGTGCTTGACGACGAGCAGCGCATTCGCGTCGGTACCTTGTACAAGCAGGTAGGCGCCTTCGACGCCAAGAAGGTCGGCGCACCGCTGGTGGCCGCGAATGTGGCGCGCCATGTCGAGACCTTATGGGGCGACAAACCCAAGGGCTGGAAGCCGCTGGTGTATTGCTGGCGCGGTGGCAACCGCAGCGGCGCAATGGCACATGTCCTGGCCCGGATCGGCTGGCCGGCCATCCAGCTCGATGGCGGCTACAAGGCCTATCGCGCGCACGTTGCAAGCAGCCTGGAAACCCCGCCTGCGCTGAATTTCCGGGTCGTGTGCGGCACCACCGGCAGCGGCAAGAGCCGCCTGCTCGAGACACTCGAAGGCATTGGCGCCCAGGTGCTCGACCTGGAACGCCTGGCCGCCCACCGCGGCTCGGTGCTGGGCCACCTGCCGAACGAGCCCCAGCCGTCCCAGAAAATGTTCGAGAGCCTGATCTGGGACAAGCTCCGCCGTTTCGACCCCTCCAAGCCGGTGTTCGTGGAATCGGAGAGCAAGAAGGTCGGCAACCTGCGGGTACCGGACGCCGTGATGCAGCGCATGCGCGCCTCGACGTGCATCTCGCTGGCGCTCTCGCGCGAGAACCGGGTACGCCTGCTGATGGAAGACTACGATCACTTCTGCGTCGACCCTGACGCGCTCAACACCCAGCTCGATCACCTGGTGCAGCTGCACGGCCGCGCCAGGATCGACGCCTGGCATGCCATGGCCAAGGGCGGCGCCATGCCCGAGCTGGTGGCCGAACTGCTGGAGCAGCATTACGATCCAGCCTATCTGCGCTCGATCGACCGCAATTTCGTGCAGGTGGCGCAGGGCGAGGTGGTGGAGCTACACGGTATCGCGCAAGACGATTTCGTGGCCTTGGCGCGGCGCTTGCATGCGGCTGGCGAACGGGTAGCTTGTTGA
- a CDS encoding arylesterase → MFVAILTLAASASAYSAPKTVLVVGDSLSAEYGIARGTGWVALLEQKLKAEKIQANVVNASISGETTIGGRTRLPALLQQHKPEVVVIELGANDGLRGLPVASAESNLRAMIGMAHKNQARVVLVGMRMPPNYGRAYTESFFNMFKRVARDTRSPLVPFMLEGVADKPALFQQDRLHPLAAAHPIILNNIWPQFATLVKKQ, encoded by the coding sequence ATGTTTGTTGCAATCCTGACGCTGGCAGCGTCGGCGAGCGCCTATTCTGCACCAAAAACCGTACTGGTGGTGGGCGACAGCCTGTCGGCCGAATACGGCATCGCGCGCGGCACCGGCTGGGTGGCCCTGCTCGAACAAAAACTCAAAGCCGAGAAAATCCAGGCCAACGTCGTCAACGCCAGCATCAGCGGCGAAACCACGATCGGCGGACGCACCCGCCTGCCCGCCCTGCTCCAGCAGCACAAGCCAGAGGTAGTGGTGATTGAACTGGGCGCTAACGACGGCTTGCGCGGTCTGCCGGTGGCCTCGGCCGAGAGCAACCTGCGCGCAATGATCGGCATGGCCCACAAGAACCAGGCCCGGGTGGTGCTGGTGGGGATGCGCATGCCGCCCAACTATGGCCGCGCCTACACCGAAAGCTTCTTCAACATGTTCAAACGGGTCGCGCGCGACACCCGTTCGCCGCTGGTGCCCTTCATGCTCGAAGGCGTGGCCGACAAGCCGGCCCTGTTCCAGCAAGACCGCCTGCACCCGCTGGCTGCCGCGCACCCGATTATCCTGAATAACATCTGGCCACAGTTCGCCACCCTCGTGAAGAAACAATGA
- a CDS encoding ABC transporter ATP-binding protein, producing the protein MRDNPEVSQIGATTAGASADNNTAGRPPAIAVRGLSKRVADASGELTILQDIDFTVQPAETLALVGASGSGKSTLLGLLAGLDTPSDGSVLLDGTDIFALDEDGRAALRKAKLGFVFQSFQLLAHLSALENVMLPLELRGDTDARARAEAMLGRVGLSSRLRHYPKYLSGGEQQRVALARAFVTQPPLLFADEPTGSLDAATGESIIQLMFELNRERGSTLVLVTHDPAMAARCGRTITIAAGRLV; encoded by the coding sequence ATGCGTGATAATCCCGAGGTTTCCCAGATTGGTGCGACGACTGCGGGCGCCAGTGCCGATAACAACACGGCTGGACGGCCGCCCGCGATCGCAGTGCGTGGATTGTCCAAGCGGGTGGCGGACGCCAGCGGCGAACTCACCATCCTGCAAGACATCGATTTTACCGTGCAACCGGCCGAGACGCTTGCCCTTGTCGGCGCTTCCGGGTCCGGCAAGTCGACCCTGCTCGGCCTGCTGGCCGGCCTGGACACACCATCCGACGGCAGCGTACTGCTCGATGGCACCGATATCTTCGCCCTCGACGAAGATGGGCGGGCCGCCCTGCGCAAGGCCAAGCTCGGCTTCGTGTTCCAGTCCTTCCAGCTGCTGGCGCACCTGAGTGCACTGGAAAACGTGATGCTGCCGCTGGAATTGCGGGGCGATACCGATGCCCGTGCCAGGGCCGAGGCCATGCTGGGCCGCGTCGGTTTGTCCAGTCGTCTCAGGCATTATCCCAAATACCTGTCCGGAGGCGAGCAGCAGCGCGTAGCCTTGGCGCGCGCCTTCGTCACCCAGCCGCCACTGCTGTTCGCGGACGAACCGACTGGCAGCCTGGACGCCGCCACGGGCGAATCGATCATCCAGCTGATGTTCGAGCTTAACCGCGAGCGTGGCTCGACGCTGGTGTTGGTCACACACGACCCGGCCATGGCGGCGCGCTGCGGCCGCACCATCACCATCGCCGCAGGCCGCCTGGTCTAA
- a CDS encoding NAD(P)H-hydrate dehydratase — protein sequence MDNHLYTVAQLCAIEASAYAELAPGTLMQRAGAAAAAFAMELLGQRRDKPVLVLAGPGNNGGDALEMAAKLADDGVDALVLHLPGQRDASNETASAHERARAGSVGFIDMLPPDGDWGLVVDGLFGIGLSRPIDDEYREIIAALAKLRCPVLALDVPSGLDADTGAVVGPDGVAVRATHTITFLGDKPGLHTADGRDHAGLVHVDMLGVGPAHVPASQARLGTDAVFAHRLAPRRQNTHKGSFGDVVIVGGAQGMAGAPVLAARGALFAGAGRVVVAMLDPGPGYDSVQPEIMFRPADDVDMDQRTLVIGPGMGGSAGAMRMLARALESDSALVIDADAITLIGASVELLARLAARKAPTVLTPHPLEGARLLGLDAVAVQADRLGAAREMARRTGATILLKGSGSVLAQPDGELVINPTGNAGLATAGSGDVLAGICGALLAQGWPAWEAANGAAWIHGAAADLLVANGAGPIGLTAGELPPAARAVLNMLVAQAADAR from the coding sequence ATGGACAATCATCTTTATACCGTCGCGCAACTGTGCGCCATCGAAGCGTCGGCCTATGCCGAGCTGGCACCCGGAACCTTGATGCAGCGCGCCGGCGCCGCTGCCGCGGCATTCGCCATGGAACTGCTGGGCCAGCGGCGCGACAAGCCGGTCCTGGTGTTGGCCGGCCCCGGCAACAACGGCGGCGATGCGCTCGAGATGGCGGCCAAGCTCGCCGACGACGGCGTCGATGCGCTGGTGCTGCACCTGCCCGGACAGCGCGATGCCTCGAACGAGACCGCCAGCGCCCACGAGCGGGCCCGGGCCGGCAGCGTCGGTTTCATCGACATGCTGCCGCCCGACGGCGACTGGGGCCTGGTCGTGGACGGCTTGTTCGGCATTGGCTTGAGCCGCCCCATTGACGACGAATACCGCGAAATCATCGCCGCGCTGGCGAAGCTGCGCTGCCCTGTCCTGGCGCTGGACGTGCCGAGCGGGCTCGATGCCGATACCGGCGCCGTCGTCGGGCCGGACGGGGTCGCGGTGCGCGCCACCCACACCATCACCTTTCTGGGCGACAAGCCCGGCCTGCACACGGCCGACGGCCGCGACCATGCCGGCCTGGTACACGTGGACATGCTCGGCGTGGGTCCCGCGCATGTGCCGGCGTCGCAGGCGCGGCTTGGCACCGACGCCGTCTTTGCCCACCGGCTGGCGCCGCGCCGCCAGAACACCCACAAGGGGAGCTTTGGCGACGTGGTCATCGTCGGCGGCGCCCAGGGCATGGCCGGGGCGCCCGTGCTGGCGGCGCGCGGTGCATTATTCGCCGGCGCCGGCCGGGTTGTCGTGGCAATGCTCGACCCCGGACCCGGCTACGACAGCGTACAACCCGAAATCATGTTTCGTCCGGCCGACGACGTCGACATGGACCAGCGCACCCTGGTCATCGGTCCCGGCATGGGCGGCTCGGCCGGCGCGATGCGCATGCTGGCCAGGGCCCTGGAGAGCGATAGTGCGCTGGTCATCGACGCCGATGCCATCACCCTGATCGGCGCCAGTGTCGAGCTGCTGGCGCGGCTGGCGGCGCGCAAGGCGCCCACCGTGCTCACGCCACATCCGCTGGAAGGCGCGCGCCTGCTCGGCCTGGACGCCGTCGCGGTCCAGGCCGATCGCCTGGGGGCAGCGCGCGAGATGGCGCGGCGCACCGGGGCGACCATTCTCCTGAAAGGATCGGGCTCGGTGCTGGCGCAGCCCGATGGCGAGCTGGTGATCAACCCGACCGGCAATGCGGGGCTGGCCACGGCCGGCAGCGGCGACGTGCTGGCGGGAATCTGCGGGGCATTGCTGGCGCAGGGCTGGCCGGCGTGGGAGGCGGCCAACGGCGCCGCATGGATTCATGGCGCCGCGGCAGACCTGCTGGTGGCCAACGGTGCCGGCCCAATCGGCTTGACCGCCGGCGAACTGCCGCCAGCGGCGCGGGCAGTGCTCAATATGCTGGTGGCGCAGGCCGCCGACGCCAGATAA